The Triticum aestivum cultivar Chinese Spring chromosome 7B, IWGSC CS RefSeq v2.1, whole genome shotgun sequence genome window below encodes:
- the LOC123155911 gene encoding disease resistance RPP13-like protein 4 isoform X4 — translation MAMVLDAFASYVGNMLAQLAADGVGTMLGVSCEIDKMGDKLRDLKNFLADADRRNITDETVQEWVGQLKRAMYEATDILDLCQLKAMERGSSTTLDAGCFNPLLFCIQNPSHAHEIGTRIKKLNMRLDYIKEQSATFNFVNLGSYEDHNNNAHGFRHGNPSRETVGDFDRSAIVGDKIEEDTRALVAQIMQAGKDVNNGIMVVAIVGVGGIGKTTLAQKVFNDEAIQGEFSKKIWLSVNQNFSDVGLLRRAIIEAGGDAQPPESAKTSLHEALKNTLIDHKTFLVIDDVWNHRSWNDVLKIPLVNDAASGSRVLVTTRDEGVAQGVKAIWPYHHVDILVPEDAWSLLKNQHA, via the exons ATGGCGATGGTGCTGGATGCATTTGCATCCTACGTGGGCAACATGCTCGCGCAGCTAGCAGCAGATGGTGTGGGGACGATGCTGGGCGTCTCCTGCGAGATCGACAAGATGGGCGACAAGCTCCGGGATCTCAAAAACTTCTTGGCTGATGCTGATAGGAGGAACATCACCGATGAGACTGTTCAAGAGTGGGTGGGGCAGCTCAAGCGTGCCATGTATGAAGCTaccgacatcctcgacctctgtcaGCTCAAGGCCATGGAGCGTGGATCATCTACTACTCTAGACGCGGGGTGTTTCAACCCCTTGCTCTTCTGCATACAGAATCCATCCCATGCTCATGAGATCGGCACCCGCATCAAAAAGCTCAACATGAGGCTCGACTACATCAAAGAACAGAGTGCTACTTTCAACTTCGTCAATCTCGGGTCTTATGAGGATCATAACAACAACGCCCATGGCTTTCGCCATGGTAATCCAAGTCGGGAGACAGTAGGGGACTTTGACCGGTCGGCTATTGTTGGAGACAAGATTGAAGAAGACACAAGAGCATTGGTGGCCCAAATCATGCAGGCGGGAAAGGATGTCAACAATGGCATCATGGTGGTCGCTATCGTAGGTGTTGGTGGCATCGGCAAAACCACCCTCGCCCAGAAGGTCTTCAATGACGAGGCAATCCAAGGTGAATTCAGCAAAAAGATATGGTTGAGCGTCAACCAAAACTTCAGTGATGTTGGTCTGCTGAGAAGGGCCATCATCGAAGCCGGGGGAGATGCCCAGCCACCTGAAAGTGCAAAGACCAGCCTTCATGAAGCCCTCAAGAACACATTGATTGACCACAAGACCTTTCTGGTAATTGATGATGTGTGGAACCATAGATCATGGAATGACGTACTGAAAATACCCTTAGTCAATGATGCTGCTTCAGGCAGCCGAGTCCTTGTCACTACCAGAGATGAAGGTGTTGCCCAAGGGGTGAAAGCTATCTGGCCGTACCACCATGTCGACATATTAGTTCCTGAAGATGCTTGGTCATTGCTCAAGAATCAG CATGCATGA
- the LOC123155911 gene encoding disease resistance RPP13-like protein 4 isoform X2 → MAMVLDAFASYVGNMLAQLAADGVGTMLGVSCEIDKMGDKLRDLKNFLADADRRNITDETVQEWVGQLKRAMYEATDILDLCQLKAMERGSSTTLDAGCFNPLLFCIQNPSHAHEIGTRIKKLNMRLDYIKEQSATFNFVNLGSYEDHNNNAHGFRHGNPSRETVGDFDRSAIVGDKIEEDTRALVAQIMQAGKDVNNGIMVVAIVGVGGIGKTTLAQKVFNDEAIQGEFSKKIWLSVNQNFSDVGLLRRAIIEAGGDAQPPESAKTSLHEALKNTLIDHKTFLVIDDVWNHRSWNDVLKIPLVNDAASGSRVLVTTRDEGVAQGVKAIWPYHHVDILVPEDAWSLLKNQVCSSEIDEDHIYTLKDIGLKIIQKCGCLPIAVKVMGGILREKGGLRRDWQQVLHDSKWSTTKMPDDLNKIVYLSYEYMPSYLKQCFLYYSFLPKSRSFHMEQVVAMWISEGFIHGSYSDLEELGRNYYMELVSRNLIEPDKSYANIWFCSMHDVVRSFAQYMTKDEALVTQDIDNDILGKLGSQKFLRLSIETNLSVSGELDWKSLQAQQSMRTLILTIEIKMMPGDSLVTFSSLRTLHIESADVALLLASLHQLKHLSLAN, encoded by the exons ATGGCGATGGTGCTGGATGCATTTGCATCCTACGTGGGCAACATGCTCGCGCAGCTAGCAGCAGATGGTGTGGGGACGATGCTGGGCGTCTCCTGCGAGATCGACAAGATGGGCGACAAGCTCCGGGATCTCAAAAACTTCTTGGCTGATGCTGATAGGAGGAACATCACCGATGAGACTGTTCAAGAGTGGGTGGGGCAGCTCAAGCGTGCCATGTATGAAGCTaccgacatcctcgacctctgtcaGCTCAAGGCCATGGAGCGTGGATCATCTACTACTCTAGACGCGGGGTGTTTCAACCCCTTGCTCTTCTGCATACAGAATCCATCCCATGCTCATGAGATCGGCACCCGCATCAAAAAGCTCAACATGAGGCTCGACTACATCAAAGAACAGAGTGCTACTTTCAACTTCGTCAATCTCGGGTCTTATGAGGATCATAACAACAACGCCCATGGCTTTCGCCATGGTAATCCAAGTCGGGAGACAGTAGGGGACTTTGACCGGTCGGCTATTGTTGGAGACAAGATTGAAGAAGACACAAGAGCATTGGTGGCCCAAATCATGCAGGCGGGAAAGGATGTCAACAATGGCATCATGGTGGTCGCTATCGTAGGTGTTGGTGGCATCGGCAAAACCACCCTCGCCCAGAAGGTCTTCAATGACGAGGCAATCCAAGGTGAATTCAGCAAAAAGATATGGTTGAGCGTCAACCAAAACTTCAGTGATGTTGGTCTGCTGAGAAGGGCCATCATCGAAGCCGGGGGAGATGCCCAGCCACCTGAAAGTGCAAAGACCAGCCTTCATGAAGCCCTCAAGAACACATTGATTGACCACAAGACCTTTCTGGTAATTGATGATGTGTGGAACCATAGATCATGGAATGACGTACTGAAAATACCCTTAGTCAATGATGCTGCTTCAGGCAGCCGAGTCCTTGTCACTACCAGAGATGAAGGTGTTGCCCAAGGGGTGAAAGCTATCTGGCCGTACCACCATGTCGACATATTAGTTCCTGAAGATGCTTGGTCATTGCTCAAGAATCAG GTATGCTCAAGTGAGATAGATGAAGACCACATCTATACGCTAAAGGATATCGGACTGAAAATTATACAGAAATGTGGTTGTTTACCAATTGCTGTTAAAGTGATGGGAGGAATCTTGCGTGAAAAAGGGGGGCTACGTCGTGACTGGCAGCAGGTTTTGCATGATTCTAAATGGTCAACAACTAAAATGCCCGATGATCTCAACAAGATAGTATACTTAAGCTATGAATATATGCCTTCGTACCTGAAGCAGTGCTTTTTATACTATTCTTTTCTTCCTAAAAGTAGAAGTTTTCATATGGAGCAAGTCGTGGCAATGTGGATAAGCGAAGGATTTATTCATGGAAGCTATAGTGATTTAGAAGAATTGGGAAGAAATTACTACATGGAGTTGGTATCTAGGAACCTTATAGAGCCAGATAAATCGTATGCTAATATATGGTTTTGCAGCATGCATGATGTTGTTCGCTCATTTGCTCAGTATATGACTAAAGATGAAGCCCTCGTAACTCAAGACATAGACAATGATATTCTTGGTAAACTCGGTTCACAAAAGTTTCTTCGATTGTCTATAGAAACTAACCTGTCAGTATCAGGTGAACTTGATTGGAAATCTCTACAGGCGCAGCAATCAATGAGAACATTGATATTAACAATCGAGATTAAGATGATGCCTGGTGATTCATTGGTTACTTTTTCTAGTTTGCGGACTCTACATATAGAATCTGCAGATGTGGCTCTATTGCTTGCATCATTGCATCAACTCAAGCACCTGAG CTTGGCCAACTGA
- the LOC123155911 gene encoding putative disease resistance RPP13-like protein 1 isoform X3, with the protein MAMVLDAFASYVGNMLAQLAADGVGTMLGVSCEIDKMGDKLRDLKNFLADADRRNITDETVQEWVGQLKRAMYEATDILDLCQLKAMERGSSTTLDAGCFNPLLFCIQNPSHAHEIGTRIKKLNMRLDYIKEQSATFNFVNLGSYEDHNNNAHGFRHGNPSRETVGDFDRSAIVGDKIEEDTRALVAQIMQAGKDVNNGIMVVAIVGVGGIGKTTLAQKVFNDEAIQGEFSKKIWLSVNQNFSDVGLLRRAIIEAGGDAQPPESAKTSLHEALKNTLIDHKTFLVIDDVWNHRSWNDVLKIPLVNDAASGSRVLVTTRDEGVAQGVKAIWPYHHVDILVPEDAWSLLKNQVCSSEIDEDHIYTLKDIGLKIIQKCGCLPIAVKVMGGILREKGGLRRDWQQVLHDSKWSTTKMPDDLNKIVYLSYEYMPSYLKQCFLYYSFLPKSRSFHMEQVVAMWISEGFIHGSYSDLEELGRNYYMELVSRNLIEPDKSYANIWFCSMHDVVRSFAQYMTKDEALVTQDIDNDILGAAINENIDINNRD; encoded by the exons ATGGCGATGGTGCTGGATGCATTTGCATCCTACGTGGGCAACATGCTCGCGCAGCTAGCAGCAGATGGTGTGGGGACGATGCTGGGCGTCTCCTGCGAGATCGACAAGATGGGCGACAAGCTCCGGGATCTCAAAAACTTCTTGGCTGATGCTGATAGGAGGAACATCACCGATGAGACTGTTCAAGAGTGGGTGGGGCAGCTCAAGCGTGCCATGTATGAAGCTaccgacatcctcgacctctgtcaGCTCAAGGCCATGGAGCGTGGATCATCTACTACTCTAGACGCGGGGTGTTTCAACCCCTTGCTCTTCTGCATACAGAATCCATCCCATGCTCATGAGATCGGCACCCGCATCAAAAAGCTCAACATGAGGCTCGACTACATCAAAGAACAGAGTGCTACTTTCAACTTCGTCAATCTCGGGTCTTATGAGGATCATAACAACAACGCCCATGGCTTTCGCCATGGTAATCCAAGTCGGGAGACAGTAGGGGACTTTGACCGGTCGGCTATTGTTGGAGACAAGATTGAAGAAGACACAAGAGCATTGGTGGCCCAAATCATGCAGGCGGGAAAGGATGTCAACAATGGCATCATGGTGGTCGCTATCGTAGGTGTTGGTGGCATCGGCAAAACCACCCTCGCCCAGAAGGTCTTCAATGACGAGGCAATCCAAGGTGAATTCAGCAAAAAGATATGGTTGAGCGTCAACCAAAACTTCAGTGATGTTGGTCTGCTGAGAAGGGCCATCATCGAAGCCGGGGGAGATGCCCAGCCACCTGAAAGTGCAAAGACCAGCCTTCATGAAGCCCTCAAGAACACATTGATTGACCACAAGACCTTTCTGGTAATTGATGATGTGTGGAACCATAGATCATGGAATGACGTACTGAAAATACCCTTAGTCAATGATGCTGCTTCAGGCAGCCGAGTCCTTGTCACTACCAGAGATGAAGGTGTTGCCCAAGGGGTGAAAGCTATCTGGCCGTACCACCATGTCGACATATTAGTTCCTGAAGATGCTTGGTCATTGCTCAAGAATCAG GTATGCTCAAGTGAGATAGATGAAGACCACATCTATACGCTAAAGGATATCGGACTGAAAATTATACAGAAATGTGGTTGTTTACCAATTGCTGTTAAAGTGATGGGAGGAATCTTGCGTGAAAAAGGGGGGCTACGTCGTGACTGGCAGCAGGTTTTGCATGATTCTAAATGGTCAACAACTAAAATGCCCGATGATCTCAACAAGATAGTATACTTAAGCTATGAATATATGCCTTCGTACCTGAAGCAGTGCTTTTTATACTATTCTTTTCTTCCTAAAAGTAGAAGTTTTCATATGGAGCAAGTCGTGGCAATGTGGATAAGCGAAGGATTTATTCATGGAAGCTATAGTGATTTAGAAGAATTGGGAAGAAATTACTACATGGAGTTGGTATCTAGGAACCTTATAGAGCCAGATAAATCGTATGCTAATATATGGTTTTGCAGCATGCATGATGTTGTTCGCTCATTTGCTCAGTATATGACTAAAGATGAAGCCCTCGTAACTCAAGACATAGACAATGATATTCTTG GCGCAGCAATCAATGAGAACATTGATATTAACAATCGAGATTAA
- the LOC123158848 gene encoding receptor-like protein EIX2, with amino-acid sequence MDGDWCSLDELGPLSKLRVLEVSELENVPTTSYAANAMLDEKMHLIRLILNCTSKLGDDGLVKEKEGVSEKEQQRIEKVFDKLSPPPGIEILGIKGRDEVHLVDLAWLPRLSVLTHLDLSFVDLSPTRDWVHMFNMLPSLKVPRLVFCGLSSTVCASNLHSKSNLTHLEVLDMPRNYFFGTSFKHNWICNLTSLKELYLIGCGWNGSIPNELRNMKSLQVLNLGWNNLEGLLPTNLEDLCDLKVLKLDANNINANMGEFLDRLPRCSQNTLQELSLAETNMTRNLPVWIGNMTNLSVLQASSNMLTGPLPIGVRALGNLEFVDLIYNNFNGMLLQKHFARLLNLEYLDLSYNSLKLAINQKWVPPFRLKFASFRSCDLGPHFPEWLKWQSGIDVLVLGNSNLDDVIPDWFWVTFSQASFLHAAGNKLHGSLPENLQHMVADHIYLGSNKLTGQVPLLPINISRLNLSSNSFSGSLPSNLKAPLLEELLLANNQIRGICMSRIVLA; translated from the exons ATGGATGGTGATTGGTGCAGTTTGGATGAGTTGGGGCCTCTTTCCAAACTCAGAGTTCTTGAAGTAAGTGAATTAGAGAATGTACCCACTACCTCGTATGCTGCTAATGCTATGCTCGACGAGAAGATGCATCTTATCAGGCTAATCTTGAACTGCACCAGTAAACTCGGAGATGATGGGTTGGTCAAAGAGAAGGAAGGTGTCTCTGAGAAAGAGCAACAACGAATTGAGAAGGTTTTTGATAAGCTCAGCCCTCCACCTGGTATAGAAATACTTGGAATCAAGGG GAGAGATGAGGTCCACTTGGTGGATCTTGCATGGTTGCCACGCCTCTCTGTGTTGACTCATCTTGACCTGAGCTTTGTGGATCTTAGTCCTACGAGGGATTGGGTTCACATGTTTAACATGCTCCCTTCTCTTAAAGTGCCCCGCTTGGTTTTCTGTGGCCTTAGTAGTACCGTGTGTGCTAGTAATTTACATTCCAAGTCCAACCTCACACATCTCGAGGTCCTTGATATGCCTCGTAACTACTTCTTTGGCACTTCATTCAAGCACAACTGGATTTGCAACCTTACAAGCCTCAAGGAGCTCTACCTCATTGGTTGTGGCTGGAATGGGTCCATTCCCAATGAACTGAGAAACATGAAGTCCCTTCAGGTCTTAAACTTGGGTTGGAACAATCTTGAGGGTTTGCTACCAACCAATTTAGAAGATCTGTGTGATCTGAAAGTACTGAAATTGGATGCTAACAACATTAATGCAAACATGGGTGAGTTCCTAGATCGACTGCCAAGGTGCTCACAGAATACATTGCAAGAGTTGTCATTAGCCGAAACAAATATGACCAGAAATCTACCCGTTTGGATTGGGAACATGACAAATCTCAGTGTTCTTCAAGCATCTTCCAACATGTTGACTGGCCCTCTACCCATAGGAGTTCGAGCACTTGGTAATTTGGAGTTTGTGGACCTCATCTACAATAACTTCAATGGTATGCTCTTGCAAAAACATTTTGCAA GACTATTGAATTTAGAGTATCTAGACTTGTCATACAACTCTTTGAAATTAGCTATCAACCAAAAATGGGTTCCTCCATTTAGATTGAAGTTCGCTAGTTTTCGTTCATGCGATCTTGGACCTCATTTTCCAGAGTGGCTCAAATGGCAATCTGGCATAGATGTTCTTGTTCTTGGAAATTCAAACCTGGATGATGTTATTCCTGATTGGTTCTGGGTGACATTTTCCCAAGCTTCATTCTTACATGCAGCAGGAAACAAGTTGCATGGCTCATTACCAGAAAATTTACAACAC ATGGTAGCTGACCATATATACCTTGGGTCCAACAAGCTTACAGGTCAAGTCCCATTGCTCCCAATAAACATATCCCGTTTGAACCTGTCCTCGAACTCTTTCTCAGGGTCATTGCCATCAAACCTCAAAGCTCCACTTTTGGAAGAGTTGTTGCTTGCAAATAATCAAATTAGAGGCATATGCATGTCGAGAATTGTCTTAGCTTAG
- the LOC123155911 gene encoding putative disease resistance RPP13-like protein 1 isoform X1: protein MAMVLDAFASYVGNMLAQLAADGVGTMLGVSCEIDKMGDKLRDLKNFLADADRRNITDETVQEWVGQLKRAMYEATDILDLCQLKAMERGSSTTLDAGCFNPLLFCIQNPSHAHEIGTRIKKLNMRLDYIKEQSATFNFVNLGSYEDHNNNAHGFRHGNPSRETVGDFDRSAIVGDKIEEDTRALVAQIMQAGKDVNNGIMVVAIVGVGGIGKTTLAQKVFNDEAIQGEFSKKIWLSVNQNFSDVGLLRRAIIEAGGDAQPPESAKTSLHEALKNTLIDHKTFLVIDDVWNHRSWNDVLKIPLVNDAASGSRVLVTTRDEGVAQGVKAIWPYHHVDILVPEDAWSLLKNQVCSSEIDEDHIYTLKDIGLKIIQKCGCLPIAVKVMGGILREKGGLRRDWQQVLHDSKWSTTKMPDDLNKIVYLSYEYMPSYLKQCFLYYSFLPKSRSFHMEQVVAMWISEGFIHGSYSDLEELGRNYYMELVSRNLIEPDKSYANIWFCSMHDVVRSFAQYMTKDEALVTQDIDNDILGKLGSQKFLRLSIETNLSVSGELDWKSLQAQQSMRTLILTIEIKMMPGDSLVTFSSLRTLHIESADVALLLASLHQLKHLRYVALVNADISVLPWNIGKMKLLQFLVLDKCNKLVNLPDNIVKLGQLRLLSLPKASMVPRRFII, encoded by the exons ATGGCGATGGTGCTGGATGCATTTGCATCCTACGTGGGCAACATGCTCGCGCAGCTAGCAGCAGATGGTGTGGGGACGATGCTGGGCGTCTCCTGCGAGATCGACAAGATGGGCGACAAGCTCCGGGATCTCAAAAACTTCTTGGCTGATGCTGATAGGAGGAACATCACCGATGAGACTGTTCAAGAGTGGGTGGGGCAGCTCAAGCGTGCCATGTATGAAGCTaccgacatcctcgacctctgtcaGCTCAAGGCCATGGAGCGTGGATCATCTACTACTCTAGACGCGGGGTGTTTCAACCCCTTGCTCTTCTGCATACAGAATCCATCCCATGCTCATGAGATCGGCACCCGCATCAAAAAGCTCAACATGAGGCTCGACTACATCAAAGAACAGAGTGCTACTTTCAACTTCGTCAATCTCGGGTCTTATGAGGATCATAACAACAACGCCCATGGCTTTCGCCATGGTAATCCAAGTCGGGAGACAGTAGGGGACTTTGACCGGTCGGCTATTGTTGGAGACAAGATTGAAGAAGACACAAGAGCATTGGTGGCCCAAATCATGCAGGCGGGAAAGGATGTCAACAATGGCATCATGGTGGTCGCTATCGTAGGTGTTGGTGGCATCGGCAAAACCACCCTCGCCCAGAAGGTCTTCAATGACGAGGCAATCCAAGGTGAATTCAGCAAAAAGATATGGTTGAGCGTCAACCAAAACTTCAGTGATGTTGGTCTGCTGAGAAGGGCCATCATCGAAGCCGGGGGAGATGCCCAGCCACCTGAAAGTGCAAAGACCAGCCTTCATGAAGCCCTCAAGAACACATTGATTGACCACAAGACCTTTCTGGTAATTGATGATGTGTGGAACCATAGATCATGGAATGACGTACTGAAAATACCCTTAGTCAATGATGCTGCTTCAGGCAGCCGAGTCCTTGTCACTACCAGAGATGAAGGTGTTGCCCAAGGGGTGAAAGCTATCTGGCCGTACCACCATGTCGACATATTAGTTCCTGAAGATGCTTGGTCATTGCTCAAGAATCAG GTATGCTCAAGTGAGATAGATGAAGACCACATCTATACGCTAAAGGATATCGGACTGAAAATTATACAGAAATGTGGTTGTTTACCAATTGCTGTTAAAGTGATGGGAGGAATCTTGCGTGAAAAAGGGGGGCTACGTCGTGACTGGCAGCAGGTTTTGCATGATTCTAAATGGTCAACAACTAAAATGCCCGATGATCTCAACAAGATAGTATACTTAAGCTATGAATATATGCCTTCGTACCTGAAGCAGTGCTTTTTATACTATTCTTTTCTTCCTAAAAGTAGAAGTTTTCATATGGAGCAAGTCGTGGCAATGTGGATAAGCGAAGGATTTATTCATGGAAGCTATAGTGATTTAGAAGAATTGGGAAGAAATTACTACATGGAGTTGGTATCTAGGAACCTTATAGAGCCAGATAAATCGTATGCTAATATATGGTTTTGCAGCATGCATGATGTTGTTCGCTCATTTGCTCAGTATATGACTAAAGATGAAGCCCTCGTAACTCAAGACATAGACAATGATATTCTTGGTAAACTCGGTTCACAAAAGTTTCTTCGATTGTCTATAGAAACTAACCTGTCAGTATCAGGTGAACTTGATTGGAAATCTCTACAGGCGCAGCAATCAATGAGAACATTGATATTAACAATCGAGATTAAGATGATGCCTGGTGATTCATTGGTTACTTTTTCTAGTTTGCGGACTCTACATATAGAATCTGCAGATGTGGCTCTATTGCTTGCATCATTGCATCAACTCAAGCACCTGAGGTATGTAGCACTAGTAAATGCTGATATATCTGTACTTCCATGGAACATTGGCAAGATGAAACTATTGCAATTCCTTGTCCTGGATAAATGTAATAAATTGGTGAATCTTCCTGATAACATTGTGAAGCTTGGCCAACTGAGGTTACTTTCACTTCCCAAAGCAAGTATGGTACCAAGACGGTTTATAATCTGA